The nucleotide sequence CCGGAGTGCCAGGCCTGGGGGTCCGTCGGTGAGGTCGGGGCCGGGCCGGTCGGCCTGCGCCCGCTGAGCGCCGCGGTCACCGCCGGCGTCGTCACCGCGCCCGCCCGGCCCATCGCCGAGATCGACGTCGAGGCGGCCCGGGCCCGGCCGACCGGCCTCGGCGAGCTGGACCGGGTGCTCGGCGGCGGTCTCGTCCCCGGCGCGGTGCTGCTGCTGGCCGGCGAGCCCGGGGTCGGCAAGTCCACCCTGCTGCTGGAGGTGGCCAAGCACTACGCGGCCGGCGGCACCGCGCTGGTCGTCACGGGCGAGGAGTCCGCGGCCCAGGTCCGGCTGCGGGCCGAGCGGACTGGCGCCCTGCACCCGCGGCTCTACCTGGCCGCGGAGACCGACCTGGCCGCGCTGCTGGCGCACGTCGACGCGGTCGAGCCGGGCCTGCTGGTGGTCGACTCGGTGCAGACGATCGCCTCCCCGGTGGTGGAGGGCACGGCCGGCGGCGTGACCCAGGTCCGCGCGGTCGCGGCCGCGCTGATCGCCGTGGCGAAGGCCCGCGGGATGGCGACCGTGCTGGTCGGGCACGTGACCAAGGACGGCGCGATCGCCGGGCCGCGGGTGCTGGAGCACCTGGTCGACGTGGTGCTGCAGTTCGAGGGCGACCGGCACTCGACGCTGCGGCTGGTCCGGGCGACGAAGAACCGGTTCGGCCCGGCCGACGAGGTCGGCTGCTTCGAGCTGACCGACGGCGGGATCGAGGGGCTGCCGGACCCGTCCGGCCTGTTCCTGTCCCGGCGTACGGAGCCGGTGGCCGGCACCTGCGTGACCGTGACCG is from Mycobacteriales bacterium and encodes:
- the radA gene encoding DNA repair protein RadA, whose product is MAKTRDRAAYKCSECGHTPPRWVGRCPECQAWGSVGEVGAGPVGLRPLSAAVTAGVVTAPARPIAEIDVEAARARPTGLGELDRVLGGGLVPGAVLLLAGEPGVGKSTLLLEVAKHYAAGGTALVVTGEESAAQVRLRAERTGALHPRLYLAAETDLAALLAHVDAVEPGLLVVDSVQTIASPVVEGTAGGVTQVRAVAAALIAVAKARGMATVLVGHVTKDGAIAGPRVLEHLVDVVLQFEGDRHSTLRLVRATKNRFGPADEVGCFELTDGGIEGLPDPSGLFLSRRTEPVAGTCVTVTVEGRRPLLAEVQALVARSTLATPRRAVSGLDSARVAMVLAVLERRGRVKLGDDDVFTATVGGVRVTEPAADLALALAVASAARDAPIPTATVVLGEVGLSGEVRPVGAVGRRLAEAARLGFTAALVPPEPGPVPPGMRVTEVADLGAALRTLPR